In Drechmeria coniospora strain ARSEF 6962 chromosome 03, whole genome shotgun sequence, the DNA window cctcatcctcatccgaTTCTGCCGCAGTCTCTGGCTCGCCAACCTTTGCCCCCGATGTTGCAGAAAACCTTGAGCTTCACAGTCTGCTGGATCCTATCGCTGACGGCAAAGCCTCTCCAAATGCCACAGCTCTCCAGCCCAATCTCGACTTCGCCGATAGTGAGCTGAAAAGAATGCTTTCAATTCGCAACCCGATCTCGACATTATCTACCGCCGCGGAACGCCACAACCAGGCTCAAACAATTGGTACTGAATCGTTTAAAAAGATTGGCGCAGGTGCTTATGGCACTATTCTTGCCCAAGATGGGAAATTAATTGTTTTCAAACTGGCAAAGagtggcgacgacgatgccttgCGGAATGACTACGAAAAGCATTCGTTGATTGCCCGCTACTTCAACAAGTATAGTGTTAATGAACTTGGAATCCCCGAATGCATCGACTTTATTCCCAAAAGCAATATAGAGTTCTTCAGCCAACGCCCTAGCCTTACTCAAGCTGCCGAAGCATTATGCTACTTCCCGACAGGCGCTCTGATCTCCGAAAGAATCCTACCTCTTCCACTACCTGTTCGACAACTTCTGATCGACAAGTATTGCAGCGAAAAAATTAAAGCCGAGGCACTTTGCGCAGTTGCAAATAAGGATTGCCTGATCCGGGTTTACCTAGGCTCAATGGCAGGACGAGGAATAGGAAAATTCTTCTCGCTACGGAACTTTAAAATGCATCTCGGTATGATGCATAGCATCCAACTTGACGTTGATGGGATGGCTCGCAGAATGGGCATTGCTATGGCAGTTATGCATTGGGCGGCCATGACAGATGCCCGAGATGTTGAGTTTATTCTTGGCAGCGCTACAGCAAAAACTACAATTCAAGGCTCGCCATCCTCTTATACACTTAAAGACTTGTCGCAGAGAGTTACACAACTCTGGGTCCTGGATTTTAATCAAGTGCGAAGCATTACCATGGATGCAGCTGGTGtcaatcaagctgttgaGGCTGCAATCATCAACGACCCATACATTCCGAGGCCATTAAGAAATTCCAGCATCGAGAGAAGTGTGTGGAGTTCATTCGTCAAGAGCTATATCGAGGCATCCGACATGATTATTCAGGACCAGCATGATCCCGGCATGGCAGAGTTACCACGAATGTTTATTCAGGGGTTCATTGACGTGGTCAGGCAAATGAGTTTGTCACAGCATAAATAGATTGGCGAGGAGTTGGGTGCCTTGGAGGTGTGGATGTGGTGACGCTATCGTTATTTCCTTCTTGTTTTGTCCTTCGTGTAGGCTGCGATGTGGCCTGCCGTTCGATGCCATGGAAGTGTGGATGTGGTGAGGGTATCTTTATTTTCTTCTTGTTTTATCCATATACTAATCTGAGACGTGGCCTGCAGTGGCAACCTCAAGAATTTCCCTCTCCAAGCCGGCAACGTGATAGACCTCAATCcccgcctcctccagcaTTTGACGGCCATAATTTTGGCCGACAAAGGTTTCGGGCTCCACGACGCCGATGTAGACGTGCTTGATCCATGATTTCTGCCGAAGCACTCTCTCGACGCAAGGCAGCTTTCCGCTGAGACGCTTGAAGCATGGCTCCATGGTCGTGTACAGAGCATGGGGACTCATGCTGATTTCAGCAAGCCCTTCTTCGGTGGTGCATTTTTCTTCGGCGAGCTTCAATAGACAGCATTCCTCGGCGTGAGTGTTTCCAGGGCGTTCAAGGGTGAACCCCTCTGCCGTGACTTGGTAGCCTTTGTCGCCATCGAGTTTGACCAAGACTGCACCGACACGGAAGTTGCTTGACTTGGGAGGCGATTTTTGGGCCAGTTCCAGAGCCTGTTGCATAATCATCCGGTGAATCTCGCCCGTCCTAAGCTCCATGGCGGTGAGGCacgaggaggcggagatCGGAGAGGTATTGTGAGTAGTGAGGAAAAGGGGGTGAATTGCCAGCGACTCTGACACAATCAGCGGCGGAATACGAAGTGGGAGGTGGTGGCATGGAGCAGGGGGTTGacggcaaggcaaggcactCATGCTGCATGTATTAGTGGCTAGTGTACGTGTATTAGTTAGTAGAGACAGCAGAGCACAGTTAATcaccagtacagtacggaccggtaattaagtactgtaattagtacttactccgtgaAGTGAGCAGtcaggtacaagcaccttCGTGAGTACGTTTAGGGAGTACTAacattaagtacatgtacttgtgtgtTGTGCTCCGCCCCACCCAACCTGAATTGGAACTTGCAcagagtacctgtactccgtactgtgctgtatCAATTAAATTAGTGCACGCAAGCTAGACGCGTCGCACGCGATTAGGACCAAGACGAAACCATACATCACTCTACTGTACGTCGATCGATTCTGGTCTGTGCATTGCAACGATAGACAAGCATGTCGGACTACGGCGATGCCGTGGGTAATGAACCACCGGCCATTGAGCCGTACGAAatccttggccttgaccGAGATGCCTCTCCCGACCAGATCAAGAGCGCCTACCGCAAGGCAGCCCTCAAGAACCACCCTGGTAGGCGTCTGCGCCTAGCTGACAATCATTGACGGAGACTCACGCTGACCGACCGGCGTAGACAAAGTACCGGATGATCAAAAGGCCGCTGCGCACGGCCGGTTCCAGTCGATAGCCTTTGCGTATGCCGTGCTGTCGGACCCTGCGAGGCGGAAGCGATACGATTCCACGGGCTCCACGGCCGAGTCCGTCATCGACTCGGAAGGATTTAACTGGAGCGACTATTACCGCGATCAGTTCAAAGATGCCATTTCGACAGATGCCATCGAGAAGTTTGCCGCAAAGTACAAAGGAtccgaggaggaaaaggatgACGTGCTTGTCGCCTACGAGGAGTGCGAAGGAGCCATGGACGAGGTGTACGAAAGGGTCATCCTCAGCGACGTTGTACGGGACGACGAGAGATTCCGCCGCATAATagacgaggccatcgagagCGAGGACGTGCCGGCATTCAGCGCGTACACCAAGGAGAGCAAAAAGAAGCGGGCGGCACGAGTaaaggcggccatggccgaggcggacgaggcagaagaTTACGCCAAAGAGCTTGGCGTCCATGACAAGCTTTTCGGAGTCAAGAGGAACAAGAACTCGAAGAACTCCGAAGATGGCCTCGCTGCTCTGATCCAGAAGAGGCAGCAGGATCGATCCGCCAACTTCCTCGACAACTTGGCAGCAAAGTATGGGGCCAAGGagccgagggcgaagaagggCAAACGAGGGGCGGAAACCGAACCTTCGGAGGAAGCATTCCAAGCGGCCGCATCGCGGCTGAAGGGTGCCAAGAGGTCCAAGAAATAAATGATGATACTTTGACATGGCGTAATGGGCGGGACAATGGGCCGGATCGATGGCGAACATGCTGTAGATGCACATGAATACCTGGGCGCGCATCAACTGTCTATGGGTGACGGATGCGTAATTGTCCATGGAATGATATATGACAATCACTGCACGGGGTACggcgtatggagtacatgtaggaaTACCTCGTAACAACTCTTCGTCGGGACTTGGATGAAAGGAGGAGTTCGGACCAGCTGCGTGAGGATTCACGGCAGAGGCTGAGACATCGCTGCGGGGCAACTATGGGTGTCGACTGCTCAGCCTTGGCCAGCTGATAATAATGCGCTAACGACCAACATTTATTTCGCGCCAgtccgtcgacgtcaacgaACATGTAGCAACATCAACGTCACGGTGGCCATACACTCGGGCATCGCAGGCTGGCCCGCAGCGACTGGTTCAATCATGCCATGAAGGACGAAGCCAAGGCCGAAATTTACCCCCGATACTGCTTCCACCTGTCGCCCACGGTCAACAAATGGTGTCTCTTTCGCGCATGCGAGATCCACGCCTTGGACCAGCGTCCCGGCTTTGAAGGTGAAGAATGGAATGGGCAATGGCCCATGGCAATAAGAATAAAAATAACAACGCACAACGGGCTGACATGGGGCTTCTAGGGGAGGGATTCTACTTTCACCGAAATCTGCCAATAAAATGGGtgcgcatcgtcggcgtcgtcgtcgccatcgacgagtaCGCGGGCCGCAGGGTCTACACCATTGACGACAGCAGCGCCGCGTGCATCGAGGCGCTGGTGTCATTGGCGGCCACGAAGGATGCCGATGGCCCATCGCTGTACCCGGACATCGACgttggtgccgtcgtcgacgtcaaagGCAGCCTCTCCACCTTCCGAAACGAGCGGCAGATCAAGATCGAGAAGATGTTTCTCGTGAGAGGTACGACGCAGGAGGTGACGCTCTGGGAAAAGAGAGGCACATTCCGCCGAGATGTCCTCGACACGCCCTGGGTTCTCAGCCTCCGGGAGGTGCGTAGATGTcgcaaggaggccgagagatgcgaggcggcgggcgagggctCGAAGCGGTGGCTTGCGACAACAATGTCCGAACGTACCGCCGTCCGAACGATGAAGGCACAAATGCCACTGTCTGCAGGGGAGCCAAAGGATAAGAAACGAGGGCGCGATGCGCTTGGGGCAGTGCAAGAGTTGATTCGAGATGGAGCTGTCAAGGGCAAGTATAGCGCCCTGGGCTTGTGACGGAGAAGTTGCCTATCTGTATTGTATATGACCTCAGTTGGACCGGGGCCACTGCGACTCGCGTCGGGAGCGCACTGGACTGCCGATACCCTGTCTGCTTGATTACCACAATACCAACTGTCATCTCCTTCCTCCCTCAtccctccctcgcccccACCCTCCACTGCTGCGTCCTTGCCGTGCAGAGCGAGAGCCTCGTGGAGCTGAGCCTGAGCATGTCCTGAGACAACCGAAAAGACGATGGCTGAGACGACGGAGATGTCTTCTGTGATAGTCGTCCTACGCTATCTGGCCGTTTGCCATCGTCAGCTGCGTCTGAAGTGCTGACTCTGCCGCCCACTGCCCCCCACCCCACCGTCAGATCTCGTGAGCACGCGACCAACTACACACATGGCCCACCGCCATTCGATATCAAGCCATGGAAGATGGACGATGCCGAAGAAAGACGGAGCTCCAGCCTCTGACCACGCGGAAGAATTTCGTGAGAGCGGGCAAGTCGCCGGCGTCACGGTGCATGCGGCTAGCGTCCTTGACGTGTGatgtgctgctgctgcgtgTCCGAAGTCGAATGGACGTTCGGAAGCATCAGTCGGAAGGTTCGGTCGGTTATCGAGCGTGCCTGCCTGCTGGAGCATATATACGATTACGACGCAGCTCAAACCACGCTGGTAACATCTCCAGATTCCGCAGCTCTTTTCCTCCTTACACCTTTTTCTTTGCTCAACCTCTCGATCCGTTCCTACGTCTCCTATATCGCACTGCAGCCATCTTGCTTCCATCTGCTCCGCCAAAGCTAATCACCTAGCGTGCCATCTGAGTTGAGTCACCAAGGTTCAATCAACAAGGTACGTATCAGCCATCATCAGCCCGCTTCAAAGGGAAAATTTTAAACATGGGGGAACTCCCTCCGGCATCGCTTCGCCTGTGGCAACATGGAATCTACCATGGAATGCATAAAAGCGAGCCAATCTGCCCTTTCTTTTGCCGATTTCTCCCTCGTCCCCGATTCCAGAGCCCCAGGTTGGCCTGCCAAGCGGCCTACCACCTTCCCGGGAGCCGCCTTCGGAGCCGAGATTGTCTTCCGCCATGGGCTTCCATCACTTACCACTGCTCGTTTCACTTGTGCTAACTTGTACCGAATGCTTCATCGTTCCAGTGACATTTCTCGGAAACGCCCAGGAGAGCTCGGCCCTGGCGCTCATCTCACCCAGCACCGCTGACCAACTCCCGTCGCCTTCGGTGCTATCAAGTCTCGAACAACGCGGGCCCGCGACGGCAAACGGCCGAAATTTGAACTACATCGCCACGGGCGCTTTCGAATTCCAGGCACCCAAGGCCGGTATCGCCTCCaactcgacggccggcgatATCAAGCGGCCCACGGTCACAATTTATCGCTCCGTCAACTCCACCTTCGTATATGAAAGATACTTCCTGCTCACCTTCATCACAACGAGTATCCATAGTCCTTCTTACGCAGCAGCTAttccatcctcgacgctcAATTCCACCATGGTCTCGCAGGACATCTTCGCGGAGCCTATCGATTGCAAGGCCCCGCCCTCCAGCGTTGCCGTTCGGGACGATCACCCTGTTCCGCGAAAAGGAATTCAGTCGCAGGCGCCTCTCCAGACGAACAAATTTTACTCCAACTTTTTCCTCGGGGATCAGCTCGGCCCCACCTACACCTTCCCCTACTCGGTGCAATGGGCGGGCGGCAAGGGCGTGACGGCGAGCTGGGGTCTGTCATGCTCTCACATTGAGCCTCACCAGCGTGTCTTCGGACAAGAACGACACAACGGCGCTGCGGCGTACTACCTCAATCCCGTCGGAATCCAGTCGATGGTGATGTCGGCGAAGGAGTTGGGAAACGATAcctctctcgccgtcgacagcatCACCGCGTTTTCCGCCAGGGTCAGCCTCAGCAAGGATCGTGATTCACCCCCGGCCATCTCCTTCCCCCTGGTCCAGGGGATGGCTTACATCACCGCCCAGTACGACGGCGCCACCCCAGTCCTTCGCTCAGGCGTCTTCTTCAGGACTGTGAGTCAAGTAATCCGGCAACCAAAGGAGCACGTGACCAAATTCACCTTCCACCTGGAGGATGGAACTCTGTGGCGTGTGTACGCATGGAGAACAAAGGGCGATGACCTCGACCTTGCGGTGATCAATAATGGACTCGCCGAAGCGACGAAGCCATTCCACGGCATCATTCAAGTATGCAAGGACCCTGCTACCCCGGGGTCAGAAGCCATGTTGGACGACGGGGCCGGAATATATCCCCTCACGCTCAGCTTGTCTGGCACGGCATCCGGCTCCGAGGGCACCTATTCGTTCAATTTTAGTAGGGGTGGTCACCAGTCCGGccacctgtacatgtatgcctTGCCTCATCACATCGACTCCTTCGACGATGAGACCAGGGGCCAAACCCAGATGGTCCAacttccgacgacgacgaagggCATGGCCTCGCTGGTCAGGGGAGTACGGTGGACGCTGGTAGAGCCTGGAATGCCCGTCGATGTAGGTTTCGCCCCCTGGCATCCCGAGAAAGGGAGCATTGAGAAACTGTCCGACCGGGCGAAGCGCACCATACGGGCGGCTGCTGCCAAGGAAGTGTCGCAGAACATGATTGCGCAGTCGAACCTCAACTCGATGTACTTTAGCGGCAAGGTCTGTTTGAGGAGGCCTCAGCCCGGAGCAACCGTGGGCTAACGTATTGAGCATAGGCACTCGCCAAGTTCGCCACCATCATGTATGTTGTGGACCGCCTCATCGGAGACAAAACTCTGGCGGAGACTGGCCTGGGTCAGCTGAAGGCTGCCTTTGACATATTCGCGGCAAACAAGCAGGAGTTTCCGTTGGTGCGCGAAAGTAGGTGTAGGCTCGATACAGAAGCTGCCTTGAAGGGTGTCTGACAGAAATGTAGCTGCCTGGGGTGGTGTTGTTTCCTCGGCGAGCTATTCCACAGGAGATGCGGGCGTCGACTTTGGCAACACGTATTACAATGATCACCATTTCCACTACGGCTACCACatcttggcggcggcgaccatTGGCCACCTGGACCCCGACTGGGCCAAAGCGAATGCGGACTATGTCAACATGCTGGCGAGGGATGTTGCGAACCCGAGCCGCAAGGACAGCTACTTTCCCATGTGGCGCAGCTTCGACTGGTATCACGGCCACAGCTGGGCTCATGGTCTCTATGCCGCGGCGGATGGCAAGGTATAAGACTCGTGATCTCGTGCTAAGTCGAACTCTCGGGCTAACCTGCTGCAGGACCAAGAGTCGAGCTCGGAAGACATGATGCATGCGTACGCCCTCAAGATGTGGGGGCAGGTGAGTGGCAATACTGATCTCGAAGCCAGGTAAGCACGGCTGCCTAAAAGTCATCCTTTGTCCAGTCGGCACTTGACTTACGCCGGTACCAGGGGCAACCTGCAGCTCGCGATCCTCTCTCGCAGCCTGCAAAATTACTACCTGTACAAGAAGAGCAACACGGTGCAGCCGAAGCAGTTCATCGGAAACAAGGTGGCCGGAATCCTGTTTGAAAACAAGATTGACCATACGACGTACTTTGACCCGAGGATTGAGGCAATCCAGGGAATACACATGATCCCCATCcttccgccgacgccgttcgTTCGCTGCAGGGATTTTGTCGAGGAAGAATGGGAGGCGTTCTTCAGCAACGGTCGGATAGACGATGTACGCAACGCCTGGAAGGGCATAATATATGCCAGCTACGCAACCGTTGCGCCGAGGAAAGCGTGGGAGTTTTTCACGTCGAGTACTTTTGATGCTCAATGGCTCGATGGGGGCGCGTCGTTGACCTGGTTCTTGGCCTATGCTGCAGGTAAGTGGACAAGACCAGGGCATGATGTTGGCTGCATGATTGACATGCCACAGCTCTTGGTGACATTTGATGAAGGAATTATTTTGTTGATTGAGCCGGTGGGAGATGAAATTGAGGTCTTTCGTGATGCATAGTCAGGCTGACGTTCGGGGTCTGGTGGCACATGGAACCCGTCGGGATGGCAGTTAGACCCGACTGTCTACAAGAACTACAGAGTAGAATTAAATAGTATGGCAATAGAATGAAGCTATGCAGCTATATTTGCGGGATTTCCTATTCAGCATTATGAGCCCACCCGGGCGCCGCAATAGGTCAGTCTCTCCCCACGAGCGGGTTGGCGTAAAGCTCTTCTTCAATGGCTTGGGTCGACAGACTTCCTATTAAAATTGAACAATTTTGGAACGGCTGATACTATTGGTGAAGTTGTGCGCTATGCTTGAGCTATTCGGACTACGAAGACAGATGAAGCCGGCCAACCAACCCTCGTAGCTAGCCATTTCATATAGGGTCGCGATTAATATTATCACATTATGAAAGCCATATAAAAAATTCGTCGTCGTACCAATACAGTAATATATATGGCAGGGCGCAAGTTCAGCTTTATCTTGACGCCGAAGGCAAGCAGTTGGAGTAACTGTGACCCATACGACTGCTACAACTACCGCCTCGTCATGGCCTAATTGCCTTTCCGAAGCATTGTTAAATTATTCTATGCAGGTATTGCCAGGCTATTATTGATGTTTATCAATACGACTGGCTAACGGAAATTGCAGGCGAGCTTCGTGATCTAGCTACTAGCAAGGGCAAGGACCCTCGCGCAATTGGCACCACAGCCCGGGTAATCAGCAACACTCTAGCCAGGCATCGTCTCGAATAGCTTGCCGGCTGATTGACTTCCTGATTCCAGTATGGTCGGCTTGTAAGTGTAACGGCTATGGCATAAGGGAAGCCGACTCAACATAAGAACTCTAGGCTAGGCCGGAGAAGgaaccaagtacagtgcagagGAAAGTGCTAACTTTATGTGATCCTGGCTCCAATTCTTACTGATAATTCCCTTATGCAAATGTATTATTTCTTAAACCATCGGGATTCATGTAACAGGCAGCATTAGGCTGTTGTGCTGGAATGATAAATGCTAGTTTGTTGACTGCTGCATTGTATATGGTTCATTTACTGGTCCATTTCTGGATATTGGTAGTAGCCTTCTGCCAAGCGGTGTGGCCAACTGCCTGTGCCAGTAACCGGGATAACCGAGTGGCATGTTGACTATTATTCTATTCTAGATAGTGTTCCGGAGTCGGTAGTGGCCGGGCACTTGGAGTAGTGTAGATATCTTGGGTACCACTCCCATGCATCGATATCACCACACTGGTGGTGATCAGGGCATTCTTCTGTGGGTCGGTAAATACTTCTTACGTTCAATATACTAAGTATACCGAATGCCTGTGCAGCGGCGCGAAAGAACAAGACCTTCTCCATTGGATCGAACTTCCTCGGTGCTGAGACTAAGGCTGCCCATTATTGGGCGATCGCTCTACAGTCTACTAGTACTTCTCTCTAGTAAAGAATCCATTCCAGTCCCTAAACCAACAGTCATAGACCGCGAAACAGCACTTATCTGGATTTCACAAGGTTTTAACCATCCGCGGTACTATTCACAGTGGCATTATTAGAACGAAAAGCTTACCAGCCAGGACTTGTGACTCAAAACTTTATATCCTACAATTGAACGGAGTTAAAGGCAAGCAAGCTGTTCCTATCGTAGGCAAGGAGTCTTGGCTACCATGCGATGCTCCACACGATTCTCTCCCTCGTATCGAGTGGAACAAGGCGCTGATACTACTAGGCATGGTGGCCAATGCAAGATAGTCGTGTAATGGTAGAGTTACAGGCGTCCGATGATCTTGCTCGAGCACGCAAGCTAATGGAAGCTACGGAAAGAAAAGCACACTATATAACACAAGGGCGGTCATCTGAAGCTGCAAAATAGCACGGAAATAGCGGAAGGAAGGTATATGGGAATATCATCAGGCCTGCGATAAAAGGTGTAGTCTTCGTAGTATTAAACATAGTTGGATTCGAAGCTCTTATCAATAAGTGTATTAGTATCATGCGTGCGGTAATGTGGGGAGCACCGCGTTTGGTGGCGCGAGTATTATTCATTCGAGTGCTAGAGAAGGGCCGCGTGGCAAGGATACAAGTATCAATGCAGTAGATGACATGTCGGATAG includes these proteins:
- a CDS encoding pre-mRNA splicing factor ATP-dependent RNA helicase PRP43; the encoded protein is MTSETPTNRRRLNASSSSDSAAVSGSPTFAPDVAENLELHSLLDPIADGKASPNATALQPNLDFADSELKRMLSIRNPISTLSTAAERHNQAQTIGTESFKKIGAGAYGTILAQDGKLIVFKLAKSGDDDALRNDYEKHSLIARYFNKYSVNELGIPECIDFIPKSNIEFFSQRPSLTQAAEALCYFPTGALISERILPLPLPVRQLLIDKYCSEKIKAEALCAVANKDCLIRVYLGSMAGRGIGKFFSLRNFKMHLGMMHSIQLDVDGMARRMGIAMAVMHWAAMTDARDVEFILGSATAKTTIQGSPSSYTLKDLSQRVTQLWVLDFNQVRSITMDAAGVNQAVEAAIINDPYIPRPLRNSSIERSVWSSFVKSYIEASDMIIQDQHDPGMAELPRMFIQGFIDVVRQMSLSQHK
- a CDS encoding cytidine and deoxycytidylate deaminase, coding for MELRTGEIHRMIMQQALELAQKSPPKSSNFRVGAVLVKLDGDKGYQVTAEGFTLERPGNTHAEECCLLKLAEEKCTTEEGLAEISMSPHALYTTMEPCFKRLSGKLPCVERVLRQKSWIKHVYIGVVEPETFVGQNYGRQMLEEAGIEVYHVAGLEREILEVATAGHVSD
- a CDS encoding glycoside hydrolase family 81 protein; its protein translation is MGFHHLPLLVSLVLTCTECFIVPVTFLGNAQESSALALISPSTADQLPSPSVLSSLEQRGPATANGRNLNYIATGAFEFQAPKAGIASNSTAGDIKRPTVTIYRSVNSTFVYERYFLLTFITTSIHSPSYAAAIPSSTLNSTMVSQDIFAEPIDCKAPPSSVAVRDDHPVPRKGIQSQAPLQTNKFYSNFFLGDQLGPTYTFPYSVQWAGGKGVTASWGLSCSHIEPHQRVFGQERHNGAAAYYLNPVGIQSMVMSAKELGNDTSLAVDSITAFSARVSLSKDRDSPPAISFPLVQGMAYITAQYDGATPVLRSGVFFRTVSQVIRQPKEHVTKFTFHLEDGTLWRVYAWRTKGDDLDLAVINNGLAEATKPFHGIIQVCKDPATPGSEAMLDDGAGIYPLTLSLSGTASGSEGTYSFNFSRGGHQSGHLYMYALPHHIDSFDDETRGQTQMVQLPTTTKGMASLVRGVRWTLVEPGMPVDVGFAPWHPEKGSIEKLSDRAKRTIRAAAAKEVSQNMIAQSNLNSMYFSGKALAKFATIMYVVDRLIGDKTLAETGLGQLKAAFDIFAANKQEFPLVRETAWGGVVSSASYSTGDAGVDFGNTYYNDHHFHYGYHILAAATIGHLDPDWAKANADYVNMLARDVANPSRKDSYFPMWRSFDWYHGHSWAHGLYAAADGKDQESSSEDMMHAYALKMWGQVSGNTDLEARGNLQLAILSRSLQNYYLYKKSNTVQPKQFIGNKVAGILFENKIDHTTYFDPRIEAIQGIHMIPILPPTPFVRCRDFVEEEWEAFFSNGRIDDVRNAWKGIIYASYATVAPRKAWEFFTSSTFDAQWLDGGASLTWFLAYAAALGDI
- a CDS encoding Protein stn1, encoding MKDEAKAEIYPRYCFHLSPTVNKWCLFRACEIHALDQRPGFEGEGFYFHRNLPIKWVRIVGVVVAIDEYAGRRVYTIDDSSAACIEALVSLAATKDADGPSLYPDIDVGAVVDVKGSLSTFRNERQIKIEKMFLVRGTTQEVTLWEKRGTFRRDVLDTPWVLSLREVRRCRKEAERCEAAGEGSKRWLATTMSERTAVRTMKAQMPLSAGEPKDKKRGRDALGAVQELIRDGAVKGKYSALGL